In a single window of the Xylanimonas protaetiae genome:
- a CDS encoding CarD family transcriptional regulator, producing MTFEVGETVVYPHHGAALIEEIKVRKIRGEEKMYLKLKVAQGDLTIEVPAENVDLVGVRDVVDQQGLDRVFEVLRAPYTEEPTNWSRRYKANLEKLASGDVIKVAEVVRDLSRRDADRGLSAGEKRMLAKARQILVSELALAEHTEEEKAEAILDEVLAS from the coding sequence ATGACTTTCGAAGTAGGCGAGACTGTTGTCTACCCGCACCACGGTGCCGCTCTGATCGAAGAGATCAAGGTCCGCAAGATCCGTGGCGAAGAGAAGATGTACCTCAAGCTCAAGGTCGCCCAGGGCGACCTGACCATCGAGGTCCCGGCGGAGAACGTGGACCTGGTGGGTGTGCGCGACGTGGTGGACCAGCAGGGGCTGGACCGCGTCTTCGAGGTGCTGCGCGCTCCGTACACGGAGGAGCCGACCAACTGGTCGCGGCGCTACAAGGCCAACCTGGAGAAGCTCGCGTCGGGCGACGTCATCAAGGTCGCCGAGGTCGTGCGTGACCTCTCGCGTCGTGACGCCGACCGTGGCCTCTCCGCCGGCGAGAAGCGCATGCTGGCCAAGGCCCGGCAGATCCTGGTCTCCGAGCTCGCGCTGGCGGAGCACACCGAGGAGGAGAAGGCCGAGGCCATCCTCGACGAGGTCCTCGCGTCCTGA